Proteins encoded together in one Lepisosteus oculatus isolate fLepOcu1 chromosome 2, fLepOcu1.hap2, whole genome shotgun sequence window:
- the nhsl1b gene encoding NHS-like protein 1 isoform X5: protein MRRERSSGSFRREKKDRTGSIPRALSWLSISSLSKQTRRLFRSSGELSSGQQGEDDDDDWIYVPRHRKGKGGICRAVSNLDDESKWTVHYTAPWHQQENVFLPSNRPACVEDLHRQAKVNLKTVLRECDKLRKDGFRSSQYYSQGPTFSSSNLSDSSLPDHEDADKKPSLLGCLSQSCLTVCCDLSPWKHKSTVSSTEEEKLIYSMRPKTPLLGDVSDIDIKTNWTKSLPLPTPEEKMRQQAQAVQADVIPINVTGETFDRQASIRRSLVNTDTVVRRPKKVKRRKTITGVPDNIQKELAGKANGDFRGHSMYIPGQYSTLGRIGSGHSSMRRSETRDSSCQTEEIKIVPPSVRRIRAQKGQGIAAQMAQFSNSSGSISSVTDSAGVIFVPQVNGDNRFHSLPRQGARVSLQTMEQSYSMAHKPDSMSSSTLPRQISKLQADETVVHLRNTPKTGTLPRPKSQEVRSFQSETVTSAACVVSPHATYSTTVIPNATLPSSAEVITIHTTQNSSQLDNQMRSMSSYSDRPLSATGVNSEVALKDDQQFSFTPATTPSRCDSAVSLNTGNNTETESQCSTLDGRKDCGAKDTRSESSYSDNSFQSRSTVPADQWIYDTPENVMPKRSLTSSCSTPVNHIYSSLERSPSKTDTSSLYSMDNDGYYTSMHLDSGIKSRSHNGINGMRHSMYECRDHQSQEDRLSLHSEKSLSRSISLKKAKKPPLPPARTDSLRRKPGKKSHPSGPVLNESLIATLQQSLQLSLKSKSGSSPSQSPSSDYDDPWVLRSRSQSTVSASSSGVSAMGVNVYSICTVTPSHSDTSSVRSEYVEPWCYYMDNSSQQSEQLKSSATPFTDAGAAPVDCSNLPNGSQTSLPHAQDPSVKPKLATSPDKVHRVTSPSSGYSSQSNTPTAGTPVPAFLRSMSPAGGKSKPKVPERKSSLLSSVSISSSSTSLSSNTSDTVKIPAGSNPPPLLQSVLPVAPPLPSDSSPMALPHASPPPPPPPPPNSFISTSITQEHFPPPPAPQLPATPITSPPSKILSPKNPSPPFPPPPPPDFMLDCVSVTQSPPHHLPLPVSTPPPPPAPPLPVMAPPPAPPLPVITPPPPPLPVMAQPPAPPLLAMTPPPAPPLSLKGLKDAIKPASSPSIDNTFTGSKRSVSNPPGEPGKSVMPLITPKALQMVQLRSIKKPGKSNAETIDTTNTQETQEFTDYHKPLTPEKPIKQQHPVLLQQTCLSSSLDGFQKPPAPVKKSQLCSSDDSVFTHLDKAAITGQTDKSAIQNKKLVSSGSTDEPLPVVVDYQTQSQSETMETPPLQGSATKQKPPVFSKKPKLTLIMSPYKPQPASEEENLHSLEADVAQVLSPQNGVSVTTDPLKLSDDEDDNTTMSCTLGAQTTQSDDAPDNQQEEQTISDDKNNSDGDGTSSTTGSISSKDEENGEVFDSDTANSSPPPASRREALDDMVTPTRPRTTEDLFAAIHRSKRKVLGRKESEEERVRSHSPSPPVTPTGGAPGLASLARPTGSIQRSVRKTATSSDSFKALLLKKGSRSETSFRMSATEMLKSTDPRFQRTRSESSPETPDSPGSCSSPGRGRRAQEEWARSEGLLPRLSSSSFSGMKYGRSRTPPSAASSKYNARSRLLSSPMTVICEKEGEQAEAADFCGPADINWDGTLEDQALEDGMANNGDPSPVSETDSASKPQDSDGTLCEEGNS from the exons CTGTATCAAATCTGGATGACGAGAGCAAGTGGACAGTCCACTATACAGCTCCCTGGCACCAGCAGGAGAACGTCTTCCTGCCTAGCAACCGGCCTGCATGTGTGGAGGATCTGCATCGCCAAGCCAAGGTCAACCTGAAGACTGTGCTGAGAG AATGTGACAAATTAAGGAAGGATGGATTCCGCAGTTCCCAGTACTACTCCCAGGGTCCTACTTTCTCCAGTTCCAACCTGTCCGACAGCAGTTTGCCTGACCACGAGGATGCTGACAAAAAG CCTAGTCTCTTAGGCTGCCTAAGTCAGTCTTGCCTTACTGTGTGCTGTGATTTGAGTCCCTGGAAACACAAG TCCACAGTTTCGTCCACTGAAGAAGAGAAACTCATTTATTCCATGAGGCCCAAGACGCCACTACTGGGAGACGTGTCAGACATTGATATCAAGACCAACTGGACCAAGTCTCTTCCGCTGCCCACCCCGGAAGAGAAGATGCGCCAGCAAGCCCAGGCAGTACAGGCAGACGTCATCCCGATCAATGTTACAG GAGAAACCTTTGACCGCCAGGCCAGCATCCGGCGGTCATTAGTTAACACTGACACTGTGGTAAGACGGCCGAAGAAAGTCAAAAGGAGAAAGACAATTACAGGGGTCCCCGACAACATTCAAAAGGAACTAG cAGGGAAGGCAAATGGTGATTTTCGAGGTCACTCTATGTACATCCCTGGTCAGTACTCGACTCTGGGGAGAATTGGCAGTGGACACTCTTCAATGCGCAGGTCTGAGACAAGGGACTCCAGCTGCCAGACAGAAGAGATTAAAATAGTGCCGCCATCAGTGAGAAGGATCCGAGCACAGAAGGGGCAGGGCATTGCGGCTCAGATGGCCCAGTTCTCCAACTCTTCAGGGAGCATTTCTTCCGTCACTGATAGCGCAGGAGTGATATTTGTCCCACAGGTGAATGGGGACAATCGTTTCCACAGCTTGCCAAGGCAAGGAGCCCGAGTGTCCCTGCAGACGATGGAACAGTCCTACAGCATGGCCCACAAACCTGACAGCATGTCTTCAAGCACCTTGCCAAGGCAGATCAGCAAACTGCAAGCCGATGAAACAGTGGTCCATCTCCGGAACACTCCCAAGACAGGAACGCTCCCCAGGCCCAAGTCCCAGGAAGTGAGAAGCTTCCAAAGCGAAACAGTCACGAGTGCTGCCTGCGTGGTATCTCCTCACGCCACTTACTCCACCACTGTCATCCCCAATGCCACGCTTCCATCGTCGGCAGAGGTCATCACAATTCACACCACCCAGAACTCATCTCAGCTGGACAACCAGATGAGGTCAATGTCTTCGTACTCTGACAGACCTCTCAGTGCAACCGGTGTCAACAGTGAAGTAGCTTTGAAGGATGATCAGCAGTTCTCTTTTACCCCAGCAACAACCCCATCCCGCTGTGATTCAGCTGTATCCCTTAACACTGGCAACAATACGGAAACGGAGTCCCAGTGCAGCACTTTAGATGGAAGGAAAGACTGCGGTGCCAAGGATACCCGGAGTGAATCCAGCTATTCAGACAACAGCTTCCAAAGCAGGAGCACTGTTCCAGCAGATCAGTGGATATATGACACACCAGAGAATGTCATGCCCAAGAGGTCCCTCACATCTAGCTGCTCTACACCAGTCAATCACATCTACAGCAGCCTGGAGAGGAGTCCCAGTAAAACGGACACAAGCTCCTTGTACTCCATGGACAATGATGGTTATTACACCTCCATGCACCTGGACTCGGGAATCAAGTCCAGAAGTCACAATGGCATCAATGGAATGAGACACAGCATGTATGAGTGCAGAGATCATCAGAGTCAGGAGGACAGGCTCAGCCTTCACAGCGAGAAATCCCTGTCACGTAGCATCTCTTTGAAGAAGGCAAAGAAgccccctcttcctcctgccagGACGGATTCCCTGAGACGCAAACCAGGTAAGAAGTCTCACCCCAGTGGGCCAGTCCTGAATGAATCCTTGATCGCCACGCTACAGCAGTCCTTGCAGCTCAGCTTGAAGAGCAAGAGTGGCTCCTCCCCATCACAAAGCCCTTCCAGTGATTATGACGACCCTTGGGTGCTTCGATCCCGCAGTCAGAGCACAGTCAGTGCTAGCAGCAGCGGTGTGTCGGCCATGGGCGTCAATGTGTATTCCATCTGCACTGTCACCCCTTCCCACAGCGACACGAGCAGTGTCAGATCAGAGTACGTTGAGCCCTGGTGCTATTACATGGACAACAGTTCACAACAGAGTGAGCAGCTCAAATCTTCCGCCACTCCCTTTACCGATGCTGGTGCAGCTCCAGTAGATTGCAGCAATCTCCCCAATGGGTCACAAACTTCATTACCACATGCTCAAGACCCCTCTGTCAAACCAAAGTTGGCCACCTCTCCTGACAAAGTGCACAGAGTGACGTCTCCATCGAGTGGCTACTCCAGCCAGTCCAACACCCCTACCGCCGGCACTCCTGTTCCTGCCTTCCTGAGGTCCATGTCTCCGGCTGGTGGGAAGTCCAAGCCAAAAGTGCCTGAGAGAAAGTCCTCCCTGCTGTCCTCTGTGTCAATTTCGTCTTCCTCTACATCTTTGTCGTCGAACACATCTGACACAGTAAAAATCCCTGCCGGTTCCAACCCACCTCCGTTGCTCCAGTCTGTTCTCCCTGTGGCCCCACCTCTGCCTTCTGATTCCAGTCCCATGGCACTGCCTCATGcttcccctccccctccccctcctcctcctccaaacAGTTTCATATCCACCAGCATAACACAAGAACATTTCCCTCCTCCACCAGCTCCTCAGCTGCCGGCAACTCCCATTACATCACCTCCATCAAAGATCCTGTCCCCTAAGAACCCTTCTCctcctttccctcccccccctcctccagaTTTCATGTTAGACTGTGTTAGTGTTACTCAAAGTCCACCCCATCATCTTCCTTTGCCTGTCTCCACTCCTCCCCCACCTCCAGCCCCGCCTTTACCTGTCATGGCCCCGCCTCCAGCTCCACCTTTACCTGTCATAACCCCCCCACCTCCACCTTTACCTGTCATGGCCCAGCCTCCAGCCCCACCTTTACTTGCTATGACCCCACCTCCAGCACCACCACTAAGCCTGAAGGGCCTTAAAGATGCTATAAAACCTGCATCATCTCCAAGCATTGACAACACATTCACAGGGAGTAAGAGATCTGTTTCCAATCCTCCAGGAGAACCTGGAAAATCTGTGATGCCACTGATCACTCCTAAAGCCCTTCAAATGGTGCAGCTGAGGTCCATCAAGAAGCCAGGAAAATCCAATGCTGAAACAATCGACACTACCAACACTCAGGAAACACAGGAATTTACTGATTACCACAAGCCCTTAACACCAGAGAAGCCTATAAAGCAACAACATCCTGTTTTGCTACAGCAGACGTGCTTAAGCTCCAGCTTGGATGGTTTTCAGAAGCCTCCAGCACCTGTTAAAAAATCGCAATTATGTTCCTCTGATGACTCTGTGTTCACACATCTGGACAAAGCTGCAATCACTGGTCAAACAGACAAATcagcaatacaaaataagaaactCGTCAGCTCAGGGTCCACAGATGAGCCTTTGCCTGTGGTGGTAGATTACCAAACCCAGAGTCAGTCTGAGACAATGGAAACGCCACCGTTGCAGGGTAGTGCCACCAAGCAGAAACCACCTGTCTTCTCAAAGAAACCCAAACTGACTCTCATTATGTCTCCATACAAGCCACAGCCAGCCTCAGAAGAAGAGAATTTGCACTCTTTGGAGGCAGATGTGGCACAGGTACTGAGCCCACAAAATGGAGTTTCTGTTACTACTGACCCTCTCAAACTGTCAGATGATGAAGATGACAATACAACTATGAGCTGCACTTTGGGAGCCCAGACCACACAGAGTGATGACGCCCCTGATAACCAGCAGGAAGAGCAGACCATTTCAGATGACAAGAACAATTCAGATGGAGATGGAACCAGCAGCACAACAGGGTCTATAAGTTCCAAAGATGAAGAAAATG GTGAGGTCTTTGACTCTGACACCGCGAACTCCTCGCCCCCGCCCGCCTCCCGCAGGGAAGCGCTGGATGACATGGTGACCCCAACGAGACCGAGGACAACGGAGGATCTGTTTGCGGCCATTCACAG ATCCAAAAGGAAAGTTCTGGGCAGGAAGGAGTCTGAGGAGGAGCGGGTGCGAAGCCACTCCCCATCCCCCCCGGTCACCCCCACCGGGGGGGCACCAGGCCTGGCCTCTCTCGCCCGGCCGACCGGCTCTATCCAGCGCAGTGTGCGCAAGACGGCCACCAGCAGCGACAGCTTCAAAGCCCTCCTGCTGAAGAAGGGCAGCCGCTCCGAGACCAGCTTCCGCATGTCTGCCAcagaaatgctgaagagcacCGACCCCCGCTTCCAGAGAACCCGCTCCGAGTCTTCCCCGGAGACCCCTGACAGCCCTGGCTCCTGCAGCTCCCCCGGCCGTGGCAGGAGAGCCCAGGAGGAGTGGGCCAGGAGTGAAGGCTTGCTGCCCagactctcctcctcctccttctcggGCATGAAGTACGGCCGCTCCCGCACCCCCCCCTCTGCCGCCAGCAGCAAGTACAACGCCCGTAGCCGCCTCCTCAGCAGCCCCATGACTGTCATCTGCGAGAAGGAGGGCGAGCAGGCTGAGGCAGCCGACTTCTGTGGTCCCGCCGACATCAACTGGGATGGCACGCTTGAGGACCAGGCACTGGAGGATGGAATGGCAAATAACGGGGATCCCAGCCCTGTTTCTGAAACGGACTCGGCCAGCAAGCCTCAGGACTCCGACGGCACTTTATGTGAAGAAGGGAACAGTTAA
- the nhsl1b gene encoding NHS-like protein 1 isoform X10 produces the protein MFCLKAVSNLDDESKWTVHYTAPWHQQENVFLPSNRPACVEDLHRQAKVNLKTVLRECDKLRKDGFRSSQYYSQGPTFSSSNLSDSSLPDHEDADKKPSLLGCLSQSCLTVCCDLSPWKHKSTVSSTEEEKLIYSMRPKTPLLGDVSDIDIKTNWTKSLPLPTPEEKMRQQAQAVQADVIPINVTGETFDRQASIRRSLVNTDTVVRRPKKVKRRKTITGVPDNIQKELAGKANGDFRGHSMYIPGQYSTLGRIGSGHSSMRRSETRDSSCQTEEIKIVPPSVRRIRAQKGQGIAAQMAQFSNSSGSISSVTDSAGVIFVPQVNGDNRFHSLPRQGARVSLQTMEQSYSMAHKPDSMSSSTLPRQISKLQADETVVHLRNTPKTGTLPRPKSQEVRSFQSETVTSAACVVSPHATYSTTVIPNATLPSSAEVITIHTTQNSSQLDNQMRSMSSYSDRPLSATGVNSEVALKDDQQFSFTPATTPSRCDSAVSLNTGNNTETESQCSTLDGRKDCGAKDTRSESSYSDNSFQSRSTVPADQWIYDTPENVMPKRSLTSSCSTPVNHIYSSLERSPSKTDTSSLYSMDNDGYYTSMHLDSGIKSRSHNGINGMRHSMYECRDHQSQEDRLSLHSEKSLSRSISLKKAKKPPLPPARTDSLRRKPGKKSHPSGPVLNESLIATLQQSLQLSLKSKSGSSPSQSPSSDYDDPWVLRSRSQSTVSASSSGVSAMGVNVYSICTVTPSHSDTSSVRSEYVEPWCYYMDNSSQQSEQLKSSATPFTDAGAAPVDCSNLPNGSQTSLPHAQDPSVKPKLATSPDKVHRVTSPSSGYSSQSNTPTAGTPVPAFLRSMSPAGGKSKPKVPERKSSLLSSVSISSSSTSLSSNTSDTVKIPAGSNPPPLLQSVLPVAPPLPSDSSPMALPHASPPPPPPPPPNSFISTSITQEHFPPPPAPQLPATPITSPPSKILSPKNPSPPFPPPPPPDFMLDCVSVTQSPPHHLPLPVSTPPPPPAPPLPVMAPPPAPPLPVITPPPPPLPVMAQPPAPPLLAMTPPPAPPLSLKGLKDAIKPASSPSIDNTFTGSKRSVSNPPGEPGKSVMPLITPKALQMVQLRSIKKPGKSNAETIDTTNTQETQEFTDYHKPLTPEKPIKQQHPVLLQQTCLSSSLDGFQKPPAPVKKSQLCSSDDSVFTHLDKAAITGQTDKSAIQNKKLVSSGSTDEPLPVVVDYQTQSQSETMETPPLQGSATKQKPPVFSKKPKLTLIMSPYKPQPASEEENLHSLEADVAQVLSPQNGVSVTTDPLKLSDDEDDNTTMSCTLGAQTTQSDDAPDNQQEEQTISDDKNNSDGDGTSSTTGSISSKDEENGEVFDSDTANSSPPPASRREALDDMVTPTRPRTTEDLFAAIHRSKRKVLGRKESEEERVRSHSPSPPVTPTGGAPGLASLARPTGSIQRSVRKTATSSDSFKALLLKKGSRSETSFRMSATEMLKSTDPRFQRTRSESSPETPDSPGSCSSPGRGRRAQEEWARSEGLLPRLSSSSFSGMKYGRSRTPPSAASSKYNARSRLLSSPMTVICEKEGEQAEAADFCGPADINWDGTLEDQALEDGMANNGDPSPVSETDSASKPQDSDGTLCEEGNS, from the exons CTGTATCAAATCTGGATGACGAGAGCAAGTGGACAGTCCACTATACAGCTCCCTGGCACCAGCAGGAGAACGTCTTCCTGCCTAGCAACCGGCCTGCATGTGTGGAGGATCTGCATCGCCAAGCCAAGGTCAACCTGAAGACTGTGCTGAGAG AATGTGACAAATTAAGGAAGGATGGATTCCGCAGTTCCCAGTACTACTCCCAGGGTCCTACTTTCTCCAGTTCCAACCTGTCCGACAGCAGTTTGCCTGACCACGAGGATGCTGACAAAAAG CCTAGTCTCTTAGGCTGCCTAAGTCAGTCTTGCCTTACTGTGTGCTGTGATTTGAGTCCCTGGAAACACAAG TCCACAGTTTCGTCCACTGAAGAAGAGAAACTCATTTATTCCATGAGGCCCAAGACGCCACTACTGGGAGACGTGTCAGACATTGATATCAAGACCAACTGGACCAAGTCTCTTCCGCTGCCCACCCCGGAAGAGAAGATGCGCCAGCAAGCCCAGGCAGTACAGGCAGACGTCATCCCGATCAATGTTACAG GAGAAACCTTTGACCGCCAGGCCAGCATCCGGCGGTCATTAGTTAACACTGACACTGTGGTAAGACGGCCGAAGAAAGTCAAAAGGAGAAAGACAATTACAGGGGTCCCCGACAACATTCAAAAGGAACTAG cAGGGAAGGCAAATGGTGATTTTCGAGGTCACTCTATGTACATCCCTGGTCAGTACTCGACTCTGGGGAGAATTGGCAGTGGACACTCTTCAATGCGCAGGTCTGAGACAAGGGACTCCAGCTGCCAGACAGAAGAGATTAAAATAGTGCCGCCATCAGTGAGAAGGATCCGAGCACAGAAGGGGCAGGGCATTGCGGCTCAGATGGCCCAGTTCTCCAACTCTTCAGGGAGCATTTCTTCCGTCACTGATAGCGCAGGAGTGATATTTGTCCCACAGGTGAATGGGGACAATCGTTTCCACAGCTTGCCAAGGCAAGGAGCCCGAGTGTCCCTGCAGACGATGGAACAGTCCTACAGCATGGCCCACAAACCTGACAGCATGTCTTCAAGCACCTTGCCAAGGCAGATCAGCAAACTGCAAGCCGATGAAACAGTGGTCCATCTCCGGAACACTCCCAAGACAGGAACGCTCCCCAGGCCCAAGTCCCAGGAAGTGAGAAGCTTCCAAAGCGAAACAGTCACGAGTGCTGCCTGCGTGGTATCTCCTCACGCCACTTACTCCACCACTGTCATCCCCAATGCCACGCTTCCATCGTCGGCAGAGGTCATCACAATTCACACCACCCAGAACTCATCTCAGCTGGACAACCAGATGAGGTCAATGTCTTCGTACTCTGACAGACCTCTCAGTGCAACCGGTGTCAACAGTGAAGTAGCTTTGAAGGATGATCAGCAGTTCTCTTTTACCCCAGCAACAACCCCATCCCGCTGTGATTCAGCTGTATCCCTTAACACTGGCAACAATACGGAAACGGAGTCCCAGTGCAGCACTTTAGATGGAAGGAAAGACTGCGGTGCCAAGGATACCCGGAGTGAATCCAGCTATTCAGACAACAGCTTCCAAAGCAGGAGCACTGTTCCAGCAGATCAGTGGATATATGACACACCAGAGAATGTCATGCCCAAGAGGTCCCTCACATCTAGCTGCTCTACACCAGTCAATCACATCTACAGCAGCCTGGAGAGGAGTCCCAGTAAAACGGACACAAGCTCCTTGTACTCCATGGACAATGATGGTTATTACACCTCCATGCACCTGGACTCGGGAATCAAGTCCAGAAGTCACAATGGCATCAATGGAATGAGACACAGCATGTATGAGTGCAGAGATCATCAGAGTCAGGAGGACAGGCTCAGCCTTCACAGCGAGAAATCCCTGTCACGTAGCATCTCTTTGAAGAAGGCAAAGAAgccccctcttcctcctgccagGACGGATTCCCTGAGACGCAAACCAGGTAAGAAGTCTCACCCCAGTGGGCCAGTCCTGAATGAATCCTTGATCGCCACGCTACAGCAGTCCTTGCAGCTCAGCTTGAAGAGCAAGAGTGGCTCCTCCCCATCACAAAGCCCTTCCAGTGATTATGACGACCCTTGGGTGCTTCGATCCCGCAGTCAGAGCACAGTCAGTGCTAGCAGCAGCGGTGTGTCGGCCATGGGCGTCAATGTGTATTCCATCTGCACTGTCACCCCTTCCCACAGCGACACGAGCAGTGTCAGATCAGAGTACGTTGAGCCCTGGTGCTATTACATGGACAACAGTTCACAACAGAGTGAGCAGCTCAAATCTTCCGCCACTCCCTTTACCGATGCTGGTGCAGCTCCAGTAGATTGCAGCAATCTCCCCAATGGGTCACAAACTTCATTACCACATGCTCAAGACCCCTCTGTCAAACCAAAGTTGGCCACCTCTCCTGACAAAGTGCACAGAGTGACGTCTCCATCGAGTGGCTACTCCAGCCAGTCCAACACCCCTACCGCCGGCACTCCTGTTCCTGCCTTCCTGAGGTCCATGTCTCCGGCTGGTGGGAAGTCCAAGCCAAAAGTGCCTGAGAGAAAGTCCTCCCTGCTGTCCTCTGTGTCAATTTCGTCTTCCTCTACATCTTTGTCGTCGAACACATCTGACACAGTAAAAATCCCTGCCGGTTCCAACCCACCTCCGTTGCTCCAGTCTGTTCTCCCTGTGGCCCCACCTCTGCCTTCTGATTCCAGTCCCATGGCACTGCCTCATGcttcccctccccctccccctcctcctcctccaaacAGTTTCATATCCACCAGCATAACACAAGAACATTTCCCTCCTCCACCAGCTCCTCAGCTGCCGGCAACTCCCATTACATCACCTCCATCAAAGATCCTGTCCCCTAAGAACCCTTCTCctcctttccctcccccccctcctccagaTTTCATGTTAGACTGTGTTAGTGTTACTCAAAGTCCACCCCATCATCTTCCTTTGCCTGTCTCCACTCCTCCCCCACCTCCAGCCCCGCCTTTACCTGTCATGGCCCCGCCTCCAGCTCCACCTTTACCTGTCATAACCCCCCCACCTCCACCTTTACCTGTCATGGCCCAGCCTCCAGCCCCACCTTTACTTGCTATGACCCCACCTCCAGCACCACCACTAAGCCTGAAGGGCCTTAAAGATGCTATAAAACCTGCATCATCTCCAAGCATTGACAACACATTCACAGGGAGTAAGAGATCTGTTTCCAATCCTCCAGGAGAACCTGGAAAATCTGTGATGCCACTGATCACTCCTAAAGCCCTTCAAATGGTGCAGCTGAGGTCCATCAAGAAGCCAGGAAAATCCAATGCTGAAACAATCGACACTACCAACACTCAGGAAACACAGGAATTTACTGATTACCACAAGCCCTTAACACCAGAGAAGCCTATAAAGCAACAACATCCTGTTTTGCTACAGCAGACGTGCTTAAGCTCCAGCTTGGATGGTTTTCAGAAGCCTCCAGCACCTGTTAAAAAATCGCAATTATGTTCCTCTGATGACTCTGTGTTCACACATCTGGACAAAGCTGCAATCACTGGTCAAACAGACAAATcagcaatacaaaataagaaactCGTCAGCTCAGGGTCCACAGATGAGCCTTTGCCTGTGGTGGTAGATTACCAAACCCAGAGTCAGTCTGAGACAATGGAAACGCCACCGTTGCAGGGTAGTGCCACCAAGCAGAAACCACCTGTCTTCTCAAAGAAACCCAAACTGACTCTCATTATGTCTCCATACAAGCCACAGCCAGCCTCAGAAGAAGAGAATTTGCACTCTTTGGAGGCAGATGTGGCACAGGTACTGAGCCCACAAAATGGAGTTTCTGTTACTACTGACCCTCTCAAACTGTCAGATGATGAAGATGACAATACAACTATGAGCTGCACTTTGGGAGCCCAGACCACACAGAGTGATGACGCCCCTGATAACCAGCAGGAAGAGCAGACCATTTCAGATGACAAGAACAATTCAGATGGAGATGGAACCAGCAGCACAACAGGGTCTATAAGTTCCAAAGATGAAGAAAATG GTGAGGTCTTTGACTCTGACACCGCGAACTCCTCGCCCCCGCCCGCCTCCCGCAGGGAAGCGCTGGATGACATGGTGACCCCAACGAGACCGAGGACAACGGAGGATCTGTTTGCGGCCATTCACAG ATCCAAAAGGAAAGTTCTGGGCAGGAAGGAGTCTGAGGAGGAGCGGGTGCGAAGCCACTCCCCATCCCCCCCGGTCACCCCCACCGGGGGGGCACCAGGCCTGGCCTCTCTCGCCCGGCCGACCGGCTCTATCCAGCGCAGTGTGCGCAAGACGGCCACCAGCAGCGACAGCTTCAAAGCCCTCCTGCTGAAGAAGGGCAGCCGCTCCGAGACCAGCTTCCGCATGTCTGCCAcagaaatgctgaagagcacCGACCCCCGCTTCCAGAGAACCCGCTCCGAGTCTTCCCCGGAGACCCCTGACAGCCCTGGCTCCTGCAGCTCCCCCGGCCGTGGCAGGAGAGCCCAGGAGGAGTGGGCCAGGAGTGAAGGCTTGCTGCCCagactctcctcctcctccttctcggGCATGAAGTACGGCCGCTCCCGCACCCCCCCCTCTGCCGCCAGCAGCAAGTACAACGCCCGTAGCCGCCTCCTCAGCAGCCCCATGACTGTCATCTGCGAGAAGGAGGGCGAGCAGGCTGAGGCAGCCGACTTCTGTGGTCCCGCCGACATCAACTGGGATGGCACGCTTGAGGACCAGGCACTGGAGGATGGAATGGCAAATAACGGGGATCCCAGCCCTGTTTCTGAAACGGACTCGGCCAGCAAGCCTCAGGACTCCGACGGCACTTTATGTGAAGAAGGGAACAGTTAA